One Cicer arietinum cultivar CDC Frontier isolate Library 1 chromosome 8, Cicar.CDCFrontier_v2.0, whole genome shotgun sequence DNA segment encodes these proteins:
- the LOC101490458 gene encoding protein indeterminate-domain 14-like encodes MLANTLSPSSLPSSDPFSCTENGTSSTKKRKRRPAGTPDPDAEVVSLSPKTLLESDRYVCEICNQGFQRDQNLQMHRRRHKVPWKLLKRETPVVRKRVFVCPEPTCLHHDPCHALGDLVGIKKHFRRKHSNHKQWVCERCSKGYAVQSDYKAHLKTCGTRGHSCDCGRVFSRVESFIEHQDACNMGRILHSESQPLQTPTACLSRTASSPSPSSETNFITCPWQTRLQIIPKEPTIFMNPISPITPTTTISTTPSQIFSKNNKVVLHPNLELQLSTTSSKSIDLGASSSSPKRHDHMQKVINQSTQLHLSIGSTNMSQKNNIESNNIIRNSNSSPKESSNSSEKVSTTTTSMALLRVQEQAREQLRIAIVEKAYAEEARKQAKKQIEMAEQEFNNAKRIRQQAQGELDKAYGLKNHATKQINSTMLQITCQACKQQFQQDDNNNNNNSLVLSYVSSAITTEGGEVENDDGKGKTTT; translated from the exons ATGTTAGCTAATACCTTATCTCCATCTTCACTTCCATCTTCTGACCCTTTTTCTTGCACTGAAAATGGCACTTCTTccaccaaaaaaagaaaaagaagaccGGCCGGAACACCAG ATCCAGATGCAGAAGTGGTGTCTCTCTCACCAAAAACATTATTGGAATCAGATCGTTATGTATGTGAGATCTGCAACCAAGGATTCCAAAGGGACCAGAATTTACAGATGCATAGGAGAAGGCATAAGGTACCATGGAAATTATTGAAGAGGGAGACACCAGTTGTTAGGAAAAGAGTTTTTGTTTGTCCTGAACCAACTTGTTTGCACCATGATCCTTGTCATGCTTTAGGTGATCTTGTTGGTATTAAGAAACATTTTAGAAGGAAACATAGTAATCACAAACAATGGGTTTGTGAAAGATGTTCTAAAGGTTATGCAGTGCAATCTGATTATAAAGCTCATCTTAAAACTTGTGGTACTAGAGGTCATTCTTGTGATTGCGGTCGAGTTTTCTCGAG GGTTGAGAGTTTTATTGAGCATCAAGATGCTTGCAACATGGGAAGAATTCTTCATTCAGAATCTCAACCACTTCAAACACCAACTGCATGCTTATCAAGAACAGCTTCAAGTCCAAGTCCATCAAGTGAAACAAATTTCATAACATGTCCTTGGCAAACTAggcttcaaataattccaaaagaACCAACAATTTTCATGAACCCTATTTCTCCTATTACTCCAACTACTACTATTTCTACTACACcttctcaaatattttcaaaaaataataaagttgtACTTCATCCAAATTTGGAACTTCAACTCTCAACTACATCATCAAAAAGCATTGATTTAGgagcatcatcatcatcaccaaaGAGACATGATCATATGCAAAAGGTGATTAACCAATCAACTCAATTGCATCTTTCAATTGGGTCAACAAATAtgagtcaaaaaaataatattgaatcaAACAATATTATAAGAAACTCAAACTCATCACCAAAAGAAAGTAGCAATAGTAGTGAGAaagtttcaacaacaacaacaagcaTGGCTTTGTTAAGGGTTCAAGAACAAGCAAGAGAACAACTAAGGATAGCTATTGTTGAAAAAGCTTATGCTGAAGAAGCTAGAAAACAAGCAAAGAAACAAATTGAAATGGCTGAACAAGAGTTCAACAATGCAAAGAGGATAAGACAACAAGCACAAGGTGAACTTGATAAAGCTTATGGATTGAAAAACCATGCAACTAAACAAATCAATTCAACTATGCTTCAAATAACTTGTCAAGCTTGcaaacaacaatttcaacaagatgataataataataataataactctttGGTTTTGAGTTATGTTTCTTCAGCTATAACAACTGAAGGTGGTGAAGTAGAAAATGATGATGGAAAAGGCAAAACAACTACCTAA